The proteins below come from a single Limosilactobacillus reuteri genomic window:
- a CDS encoding pyrroline-5-carboxylate reductase family protein gives MTLKIYSFGGGQMVEAMLRAALKKKVITPETTGITDISSDRVNYLTDTYHIQASQQPDWTAVENADLVILGVRPQDNWQEIMKELVAHHYQKDVLSIIAGVTVAQLSSQEDLFAITRIIPNTLTDVAMGYSGVVKNNRANQTVIEDFLNSFGKVDYIDESLLDVFTGYGVAGPNYIYNFLISFTNAGVLAGMPRQQANKLALENLRAAAAFVEQSAKHPAELLDINNSAGGVGITAQHELDKSTFSAGIENAVLAAVKRTKELGKQNKGD, from the coding sequence ATGACACTTAAGATTTACTCATTTGGTGGTGGTCAAATGGTGGAAGCAATGCTGCGGGCTGCACTGAAGAAAAAAGTAATTACTCCTGAAACAACTGGGATAACAGATATTTCGAGCGATCGAGTTAATTATTTGACTGATACTTATCATATTCAAGCAAGTCAACAACCTGATTGGACGGCTGTTGAGAATGCTGATCTTGTTATTCTGGGAGTGCGTCCACAAGATAACTGGCAAGAGATCATGAAAGAACTTGTCGCCCACCACTACCAAAAGGACGTGCTTTCAATTATTGCCGGCGTAACAGTTGCACAACTTTCATCACAGGAAGATCTTTTTGCAATTACACGGATCATCCCCAATACCTTGACTGATGTTGCCATGGGTTATAGCGGCGTCGTTAAAAACAATCGAGCTAATCAAACTGTCATTGAAGACTTTCTAAATAGTTTTGGAAAAGTCGATTACATTGATGAATCCTTGCTAGATGTATTTACTGGATATGGCGTGGCTGGACCAAACTATATCTATAACTTTCTAATTAGTTTTACAAACGCAGGTGTGCTTGCCGGAATGCCTCGCCAACAAGCAAACAAACTTGCTCTTGAGAATCTACGCGCAGCCGCTGCATTTGTAGAACAAAGTGCTAAACACCCTGCCGAATTACTTGATATTAATAATTCTGCTGGCGGAGTGGGTATCACCGCCCAGCATGAACTAGATAAAAGCACTTTTTCAGCGGGAATTGAAAATGCTGTCCTTGCTGCTGTTAAACGAACAAAGGAATTAGGCAAACAGAACAAGGGTGATTAA
- a CDS encoding VOC family protein: MTETLNWDHTMVDVTNLQDAIDYFNSKGLAFTPGGHHEYWGTKNALDYFGLNYIELLTIANKEKAKAFPYENNSAIHDAVEDYFAGIQRITTIAIRTDNIEETHQRLEGLGLNVGDITDGKRVDPAGKLIQWKIFYVNDELVNHLPAPFFIQWGNNDDQRREDLKKQGLIKFHPAGDLFVKQAIFNVSDPEEAAKQWSALLQAEVVSEGDTYTINIGDKQLVFKAGVENRLFKLIFHGAKQPEKLQLGQIRFDLLDKK, translated from the coding sequence ATGACAGAAACGTTAAATTGGGATCATACAATGGTTGATGTAACTAACCTTCAAGATGCAATTGATTACTTCAACTCTAAAGGTTTAGCCTTTACCCCTGGTGGACATCACGAATATTGGGGAACAAAAAATGCACTAGATTATTTTGGCCTTAATTACATTGAGCTCTTAACCATCGCTAATAAGGAAAAAGCTAAGGCATTCCCATATGAAAATAACTCAGCAATTCATGATGCCGTTGAAGATTATTTTGCTGGTATTCAGCGCATCACAACAATTGCCATTCGGACTGACAATATTGAAGAAACTCACCAGCGATTAGAGGGTCTGGGGCTTAATGTTGGTGATATTACTGATGGAAAGCGCGTGGATCCTGCCGGTAAACTTATTCAATGGAAGATTTTCTATGTCAATGATGAACTTGTTAACCATTTACCTGCACCATTCTTTATTCAATGGGGCAACAACGATGATCAACGCCGGGAAGACCTCAAGAAACAGGGCTTAATTAAATTCCATCCGGCAGGTGACCTTTTTGTTAAGCAAGCAATCTTTAATGTTAGTGATCCAGAAGAGGCTGCTAAACAATGGTCAGCCCTCTTGCAGGCAGAAGTAGTAAGTGAAGGTGACACCTATACAATTAATATTGGCGATAAACAACTTGTTTTCAAGGCTGGCGTTGAAAATCGATTATTTAAACTGATTTTCCACGGGGCTAAACAACCTGAAAAATTACAACTTGGACAAATTAGGTTTGATCTACTTGATAAGAAATAG
- a CDS encoding GRP family sugar transporter, protein MIYLLALIPAIGWGAMPLITGKIGGSPVNQMFGIGAGASIVGIIAYLITKPTVSVTAFWFSLAIGCLWTIGQVGQFISFKHMGVSNTMPLSSAFVLVMTSFVGIFFFDEWQGARALSIGLTACVVVIIGAVLTSISDGTSDKKVSTKWVLFLLVTTIGYCAYSIFPKMPQVAHESSQGIFLPEVLGILLGSVIYTICSGNAKAFKQKEQYLNVLGGLSWGIGNFAYVFVGKALGVVTASIFGQMNVIISTFGGILLLHETKTKREMIYTVVGIILIVIGSILTVIAN, encoded by the coding sequence ATGATATATTTACTTGCTTTAATTCCAGCAATTGGTTGGGGTGCGATGCCATTAATTACTGGTAAAATTGGTGGTTCACCAGTTAATCAAATGTTTGGAATCGGTGCTGGAGCTTCAATTGTGGGAATTATTGCATATTTGATAACAAAACCAACCGTCAGTGTAACTGCTTTTTGGTTCTCGCTAGCGATCGGTTGTTTATGGACAATTGGACAGGTTGGTCAGTTCATCTCGTTTAAACATATGGGAGTTTCAAATACGATGCCCCTTTCTTCAGCATTTGTGTTAGTTATGACGTCGTTTGTCGGCATCTTTTTCTTTGATGAATGGCAAGGAGCCAGAGCATTAAGTATTGGGTTGACAGCGTGTGTAGTTGTAATTATTGGGGCTGTTTTAACCTCGATTTCGGACGGAACATCGGATAAAAAGGTTTCGACTAAGTGGGTATTATTTTTATTAGTAACAACAATTGGTTACTGTGCTTATTCGATTTTTCCTAAAATGCCACAGGTTGCTCATGAAAGTAGTCAGGGTATTTTCCTACCAGAAGTATTAGGAATTTTACTTGGTTCAGTAATTTATACTATTTGTTCGGGTAACGCTAAAGCATTTAAGCAAAAAGAACAATACTTAAATGTTTTAGGAGGACTTTCATGGGGGATTGGTAACTTTGCCTATGTTTTTGTTGGTAAAGCTCTTGGAGTAGTGACTGCTTCAATTTTTGGTCAAATGAATGTTATTATTTCAACATTTGGTGGTATCCTACTTTTGCATGAAACCAAGACCAAGCGAGAAATGATATATACAGTAGTTGGAATTATCCTAATTGTAATTGGTAGTATTTTAACAGTAATTGCTAATTAA